From the Alloalcanivorax dieselolei B5 genome, one window contains:
- the cydB gene encoding cytochrome d ubiquinol oxidase subunit II encodes MIFDYEMLRLIWWALLGVLLVAFAVTDGFDMGVAALLPAVARSDGQRRQVINTVGPVWEGNQVWFILGGGAIFAAWPALYAVSFSGFYLAMFLILSALIIRPVAFKFRSKREETAWRARWDAALCFSGVVPALIFGVAVGNVLQGVPFHFDSSLRPFYTGSFFALLNPFALLCGLVSLAMLMLHGATWLQIKADGEPAERARKYGMIAAVVVIVLFAIGGFWVSNMDGYRIVTAMDPQGPSNPLRKEVVSEAGIWLNNYRAQPVLWLVPLAGFAGAALALMGLFWRVGALSFLGSKLSVAAIITTVGVSMFPVILPSSTDPGHSLTVWDSSSSHYTLGVMLFATVVFLPIILLYTAWVYKVLWGKVRESDVNKDMY; translated from the coding sequence ATGATATTCGATTATGAAATGTTGCGTTTGATCTGGTGGGCCTTGCTCGGCGTGCTGCTGGTGGCCTTTGCCGTCACCGATGGCTTCGACATGGGCGTGGCGGCGCTATTGCCGGCGGTGGCCCGAAGCGATGGCCAGCGCCGCCAGGTGATTAATACGGTGGGGCCGGTGTGGGAAGGCAATCAGGTCTGGTTCATCCTCGGCGGCGGCGCCATTTTCGCCGCCTGGCCGGCGCTTTACGCGGTCAGCTTCTCCGGATTCTATCTGGCCATGTTCCTGATTCTGTCGGCACTGATTATCCGGCCGGTGGCGTTCAAGTTCCGTTCCAAACGTGAGGAAACAGCCTGGCGTGCCCGTTGGGACGCGGCACTGTGCTTCAGCGGCGTGGTGCCGGCGTTGATTTTCGGTGTGGCGGTGGGCAATGTACTGCAAGGCGTGCCGTTTCATTTCGACAGCAGCCTGCGGCCTTTCTATACCGGTTCTTTCTTTGCGCTGTTGAATCCGTTTGCTTTGCTATGTGGTCTGGTCTCGCTGGCGATGCTGATGCTTCACGGTGCCACCTGGCTGCAGATCAAGGCGGATGGTGAACCGGCCGAGCGCGCCCGCAAATACGGCATGATCGCCGCCGTTGTCGTGATCGTACTGTTCGCCATTGGTGGATTCTGGGTCAGCAACATGGACGGCTACCGGATCGTCACGGCAATGGATCCGCAAGGGCCGAGCAATCCATTGCGCAAGGAAGTGGTGTCGGAAGCCGGCATCTGGCTGAACAATTACCGTGCCCAGCCGGTTCTATGGCTGGTGCCCCTGGCCGGTTTCGCCGGCGCCGCGCTGGCGTTGATGGGACTGTTCTGGCGTGTGGGTGCTTTGAGTTTTCTCGGCTCCAAGCTCTCGGTGGCCGCCATCATCACCACGGTGGGGGTGTCCATGTTCCCGGTGATTCTGCCGAGCAGCACCGATCCGGGCCACAGCCTGACCGTCTGGGACAGCTCCTCCAGTCATTACACCCTGGGCGTGATGCTGTTCGCCACGGTGGTGTTCCTGCCCATCATCCTGCTGTACACCGCCTGGGTGTATAAGGTGCTGTGGGGCAAGGTGCGCGAAAGCGACGTCAACAAGGACATGTACTGA
- a CDS encoding NAD(P)H-dependent flavin oxidoreductase, protein MAVVTPPPALRTPLCDHLGCTFPILLAGMGGVARHRLAAAVCRAGGFGVLGMVREPVERIRNEIQALRQLTDKPFAVNLIPAATERALLRQQVQICVTLQVPFVVLFWDVDSALIRHLTGEGVRVIHQVGSPWDAELAIDAGAEVIIAQGWEAGGHVRGQVGTLSLLAELIPSCPVPVVASGGIANGRSLVAALALGAQGASLGSAFLATEEANAHVHHQQRLIQAGADDTVHCHHFSRNWHEPAPVRVLRNRVTRGEYEDLRHSDISEIIGEQDGQPVYLFSTDSPLADARGELDDMALYAGQSCGQIHQMLTAEQRLNRIIEEAMETLARLGGAATATAH, encoded by the coding sequence ATGGCAGTGGTAACACCGCCACCGGCACTGCGCACCCCGCTTTGTGATCACTTGGGCTGCACCTTCCCCATCCTGCTGGCCGGCATGGGTGGCGTCGCTCGCCACCGATTGGCGGCGGCGGTGTGCCGGGCCGGCGGCTTTGGTGTGCTCGGCATGGTGCGCGAGCCGGTGGAACGGATCCGCAATGAAATCCAGGCGCTGCGACAACTCACCGACAAGCCGTTCGCGGTCAATCTGATTCCCGCGGCCACCGAGCGCGCCCTGCTTCGTCAGCAGGTGCAAATCTGTGTGACCCTTCAGGTGCCGTTCGTGGTGCTGTTCTGGGATGTGGACAGCGCCCTGATACGCCACCTGACTGGCGAAGGCGTTCGCGTTATTCATCAGGTTGGCAGCCCCTGGGACGCGGAGCTGGCCATCGACGCCGGCGCCGAGGTGATCATCGCCCAGGGCTGGGAGGCCGGCGGCCATGTCCGCGGCCAGGTCGGTACTCTGAGTCTGCTGGCCGAGCTGATCCCTTCCTGCCCGGTCCCCGTGGTAGCTTCCGGCGGCATCGCCAATGGCCGGTCACTGGTGGCGGCCCTGGCTCTTGGCGCCCAAGGCGCCAGCCTGGGCAGTGCCTTCCTTGCCACCGAGGAGGCCAACGCTCACGTTCATCATCAACAGAGACTGATTCAAGCCGGCGCCGACGATACCGTTCACTGCCACCACTTCTCCCGCAACTGGCATGAACCCGCTCCGGTGCGAGTGTTGCGCAACCGCGTTACCCGAGGGGAATACGAGGATTTGCGGCATTCGGATATTTCCGAGATTATCGGAGAACAGGACGGGCAACCGGTTTACCTGTTCTCCACGGATTCACCGCTGGCGGATGCCCGTGGAGAATTGGATGACATGGCTTTGTACGCCGGTCAGTCCTGTGGACAGATTCATCAAATGCTAACGGCGGAGCAACGTCTGAACCGCATCATCGAGGAAGCGATGGAGACGCTGGCACGCCTGGGCGGCGCGGCCACCGCCACGGCTCATTGA
- a CDS encoding DsrE family protein: MSDYLFIQSQDPFTEVRCTAQYRLARQLLEAGHQVRVLLVQNGVAPARRDARDEAFDALIASGVAVSADGFSLKQREIEAPDLKADVAVGDVGDAVDALLAGAKVIWN; the protein is encoded by the coding sequence ATGTCCGACTATCTGTTTATTCAAAGCCAGGACCCGTTTACCGAGGTCCGTTGCACAGCGCAATACCGATTGGCCCGTCAACTTCTTGAGGCCGGCCATCAGGTGCGCGTTCTATTAGTACAAAACGGCGTTGCGCCCGCCCGCCGGGACGCCCGCGACGAGGCCTTCGACGCCCTGATCGCCAGTGGCGTCGCCGTCAGCGCCGATGGTTTTTCGTTGAAACAGCGCGAAATCGAAGCGCCGGATTTGAAAGCCGATGTGGCGGTGGGTGACGTCGGCGATGCCGTCGACGCCCTGCTCGCCGGCGCCAAAGTAATCTGGAACTAG
- a CDS encoding LysR family transcriptional regulator, with the protein MDIDLARTFLEIVRTGSFMAAAERLHITQTTVTARIHNLEGQLGCRLFVRNRAGARLTPHGERFTPHASQLVRTWEAARRELPLPEGAEDMLVLGGETSLWNPLLLNWVTRLRQQHPTVATRAEVHDSEALHERLERGVLDAALVHRPAYWPGMQVEQLLEEKLILVRATQSEEPYVYVDWGADFRKQHDMALPERARASISANFGPLAIQLLLQQGGSGYFRTRVAEPHLREGTLERVADAPEFTYPVYLAYAREKRGPLLDAACLVLKAVAAESADWSS; encoded by the coding sequence ATGGATATCGATCTGGCCCGCACCTTTCTGGAGATCGTCCGCACCGGCAGTTTCATGGCCGCCGCCGAACGGTTGCACATCACTCAGACCACGGTGACCGCCCGCATCCATAACCTGGAAGGCCAACTGGGCTGTCGCCTGTTCGTGCGTAATCGGGCCGGTGCCCGCCTGACGCCCCATGGTGAGCGCTTCACTCCGCATGCGAGCCAGCTGGTCCGCACATGGGAAGCCGCGCGACGGGAACTGCCGCTGCCGGAGGGGGCCGAGGACATGCTTGTGCTGGGCGGTGAAACCAGCCTATGGAACCCGCTGCTGCTGAACTGGGTTACCCGTTTGCGGCAGCAGCATCCGACCGTGGCTACTCGCGCTGAAGTGCATGACAGCGAGGCCTTGCATGAACGTCTCGAGCGCGGAGTGTTGGACGCGGCTCTGGTGCACCGACCGGCCTATTGGCCGGGGATGCAAGTAGAGCAACTGCTGGAGGAGAAGCTGATTCTGGTACGCGCGACACAGAGTGAAGAACCGTATGTTTATGTGGATTGGGGCGCCGATTTCCGCAAGCAACATGATATGGCCTTGCCGGAACGTGCCCGGGCTTCCATTTCCGCCAATTTCGGCCCTTTGGCCATCCAGCTTTTGCTGCAGCAAGGCGGCAGTGGTTATTTCCGTACCCGAGTGGCCGAGCCTCATCTGCGGGAGGGCACCTTGGAGCGGGTCGCCGATGCGCCGGAATTCACCTATCCCGTCTATCTTGCCTATGCCCGGGAAAAACGTGGTCCCTTGCTGGATGCCGCTTGTCTGGTGTTAAAAGCGGTGGCGGCAGAAAGCGCTGACTGGTCATCGTGA
- a CDS encoding DsrE/DsrF/TusD sulfur relay family protein, with protein sequence MSTSKTLTFAFMDPPFESERTVTFFRLLDAALGRGASVRIFAYEGAVALAFARQSPHGNAVHGRDAAEEDHPLTREWIRALQEKAAAKELGFEWINCGLCVDERGVNDVIDGCGRGGPPDLWRYASDAFNTLTIGTR encoded by the coding sequence ATGAGCACCTCGAAAACGCTGACCTTCGCCTTCATGGATCCGCCCTTCGAAAGCGAGCGTACCGTCACCTTCTTTCGCTTACTCGACGCGGCTTTGGGACGCGGCGCTTCGGTGCGCATATTCGCTTACGAGGGCGCCGTGGCCCTGGCCTTCGCCAGACAGTCTCCCCACGGCAACGCGGTGCACGGCCGTGACGCTGCGGAAGAAGATCATCCGCTGACCCGCGAATGGATCCGTGCTCTGCAGGAAAAAGCCGCCGCCAAAGAGCTGGGTTTCGAATGGATCAACTGCGGCCTGTGCGTGGACGAGCGCGGCGTCAATGACGTCATCGACGGTTGCGGCCGGGGCGGACCACCGGACCTGTGGCGCTACGCCAGCGACGCCTTCAACACCCTGACCATCGGCACGAGGTAA
- a CDS encoding NADPH-dependent assimilatory sulfite reductase hemoprotein subunit — MSDPHPDLRQPLERLNENEQLKARSRHLRGTISEGLDDLLTGAVPGEDPLLMKFHGIYQQDDRDRRADRRQRRLEPAYQFMVRLRIPGGVLDKHQWLGLDCLSRLYAERGLRITTRGTLQLHGVRKPHLRPLIQGLLPLGLDTIAACGDDSRGVVCGANPYLSQAHERLQKLAQITSDRLIPKTGAYADIWYRQPTPVRDDEEPVYGELYLPRKFKVGFVLPPVNDVDIYGQDLGYIAVVDNGDLIGFNVCVGGGMGQLDNREDSYPRLAEEIGFIDADEAPAFAELVMGIQRDFGDRQDRHRARFKYTLDRLGLPWFLEELERHRGRPLEPARGIHFEHNGDRLGWQQGDDGLWHATLYVESGRVDDALRTQLGGFLQQYGGRLRLTTNQNLQLTHIEEHELEQVRWRLEDLGLDWRLTPEAQAAHTLSCVALPTCGLAMAEAERYLPELLERFQRLKGQYGLREKPITLRLTGCPNGCARPYLAEIALTGRAPGLYNLYLGGSFHGDRLAQLYAGNVDEERFLALLAPMLERYAGQRRDGEHFGDFLLRKRLLEERPLTSLSS; from the coding sequence ATGAGCGATCCCCACCCCGATCTCCGTCAGCCGCTGGAACGACTGAACGAGAACGAACAACTGAAGGCCCGCAGCCGTCACCTTCGCGGTACCATCTCCGAGGGGCTCGACGACCTGCTCACCGGCGCGGTGCCGGGCGAGGACCCTCTGCTGATGAAGTTTCACGGCATCTATCAGCAGGACGACCGCGACCGCCGCGCTGATCGCCGCCAGCGCCGCCTGGAACCGGCCTACCAGTTCATGGTGCGGCTGCGCATCCCCGGCGGCGTGCTGGACAAACACCAATGGCTGGGCCTGGACTGTCTTTCCCGTCTTTACGCCGAACGGGGTCTGCGCATCACCACTCGTGGCACCCTTCAATTGCATGGTGTGCGCAAACCGCATCTGCGCCCGTTGATCCAGGGGCTGCTCCCATTGGGGCTGGACACCATCGCCGCCTGCGGCGACGACAGTCGCGGCGTGGTGTGCGGCGCCAATCCGTACTTGTCCCAGGCTCATGAGCGGCTACAGAAACTGGCGCAAATCACCAGCGATCGTCTGATTCCGAAAACCGGCGCCTATGCGGACATCTGGTACCGGCAACCGACGCCGGTCCGCGACGACGAGGAGCCGGTCTACGGCGAGTTGTATCTGCCGCGCAAGTTCAAGGTGGGGTTCGTGCTGCCGCCGGTGAACGACGTCGACATCTATGGCCAGGATCTGGGCTATATCGCGGTGGTGGACAACGGCGATCTGATCGGCTTCAACGTCTGTGTCGGCGGCGGCATGGGCCAGTTGGACAATCGCGAGGACAGCTATCCCCGTCTGGCGGAGGAAATCGGCTTTATCGACGCCGATGAAGCGCCCGCTTTCGCCGAACTGGTAATGGGCATCCAACGCGACTTCGGTGATCGGCAGGATCGCCACCGGGCCCGTTTCAAGTACACCCTCGACCGTCTCGGCCTGCCCTGGTTCCTGGAAGAATTGGAACGCCATCGTGGTCGCCCGCTGGAGCCGGCCCGCGGCATCCACTTCGAACACAACGGCGACCGACTCGGCTGGCAACAGGGCGACGATGGTCTTTGGCACGCCACCCTTTATGTGGAAAGCGGTCGCGTGGACGATGCCCTGCGCACGCAACTGGGCGGTTTTCTGCAACAGTACGGCGGCCGCCTGCGGCTGACTACCAACCAGAATCTGCAGTTGACCCACATCGAGGAACACGAACTCGAACAGGTACGTTGGCGCCTCGAGGACCTGGGGCTGGACTGGCGCCTCACCCCGGAGGCCCAGGCGGCTCATACCCTCAGTTGTGTGGCATTGCCCACCTGCGGTCTGGCCATGGCCGAGGCGGAGCGCTATTTGCCCGAATTGCTGGAACGGTTTCAGCGGCTCAAAGGTCAGTATGGGCTGCGCGAGAAACCCATCACCCTGCGTCTGACCGGCTGCCCCAACGGCTGCGCCCGGCCCTATCTGGCCGAGATTGCCCTCACCGGCCGAGCCCCCGGACTGTACAACCTGTATCTGGGCGGCAGCTTTCACGGTGACCGGCTGGCGCAACTGTACGCCGGCAACGTGGACGAAGAACGCTTCCTCGCGTTGCTCGCGCCTATGCTCGAACGCTATGCCGGCCAACGCCGGGACGGCGAACATTTCGGCGACTTCCTGCTGCGCAAGCGATTATTGGAAGAACGTCCACTGACTTCCCTCAGCTCCTGA
- a CDS encoding diflavin oxidoreductase, translating to MTAQATPPPFSDPQWSQLRQWLETLDERQRWWLSGYLAAANSAPAAVAGTEGTQPVLIGYGTETDNCRHLARTLSEHCGDAGIATEVVDLARLRPRQLARRDHLVIITATHGDGDPPEPIQDFYQGLMGDGAPQLANLKFAVLALGDSSYERFCVTGQEFDQRLEALGGERLIARQDCDVDFEQPARDWIARLLEKLPKANTTDTAQGPARAPTSSPPSYDKHHPLTVEVLVNQNLSAADRAQPIHHLELALDQAIPDLFPGDAVGILADNPPELVAAVLDACELSGEQPVTVNDDAQPLVQALRQTRDLTIAGTSFLAFWAEQSQAPALLELCQAESRRQRAFLRDHQLLDLLHQYPARPPAQALVEALRPLQPRLYDVANSLAVLDDELHLTVKAFHYPFRERHEQGIASRYLLDLQPGDPVRLYPHRNARFRLPDDDAPLILIAEGTGIAPYRAFLQALSQQSQRPPCWLVFAEQRFEDDFLYQLDIQQARADGVLERVDTVFYQDQPGAGLITPLLDQIDRLGTWIDRGAHLYLCGDKGRLSDLESGLKTALDQRQGDGAWKQLGREKRLHRNLY from the coding sequence ATGACGGCGCAAGCCACACCGCCCCCTTTTTCCGACCCTCAATGGAGCCAGCTCCGGCAATGGCTGGAGACCCTGGATGAGCGGCAACGCTGGTGGTTGAGCGGCTATCTCGCTGCCGCCAACAGCGCGCCGGCCGCCGTTGCCGGAACGGAAGGCACCCAGCCGGTACTGATCGGTTACGGCACGGAAACCGACAACTGCCGGCATCTGGCGCGGACCTTGAGCGAGCACTGCGGTGACGCCGGCATCGCCACGGAAGTGGTCGATCTGGCCCGTCTGCGCCCCCGACAGCTGGCGCGCCGGGATCATCTGGTGATCATCACCGCCACCCATGGCGACGGCGATCCGCCGGAACCCATCCAGGACTTTTATCAGGGCCTGATGGGTGACGGTGCACCGCAACTGGCGAACCTGAAATTCGCCGTACTGGCCCTGGGCGACAGCAGCTACGAACGCTTCTGTGTCACCGGCCAGGAGTTCGACCAGCGTCTGGAGGCCCTCGGTGGTGAACGGCTAATCGCCCGGCAGGACTGTGACGTGGATTTTGAACAGCCAGCCCGGGACTGGATCGCCCGCCTGTTGGAAAAACTGCCCAAAGCCAACACCACGGACACTGCACAGGGCCCGGCCCGGGCACCCACCTCCAGCCCTCCCAGCTACGACAAACACCATCCACTAACGGTGGAGGTACTGGTCAACCAGAATCTGAGCGCCGCGGATCGCGCCCAGCCAATACACCATCTGGAACTGGCTCTGGATCAGGCGATTCCGGACCTGTTCCCCGGCGATGCCGTCGGCATTCTGGCCGACAACCCGCCTGAGCTGGTGGCGGCGGTGCTGGACGCCTGCGAGCTGTCCGGCGAGCAACCGGTGACCGTGAACGATGACGCTCAGCCCCTGGTGCAAGCGCTGCGTCAGACGCGGGATCTGACCATCGCCGGCACCAGCTTTCTTGCTTTCTGGGCGGAGCAAAGCCAGGCTCCGGCCCTGCTCGAACTGTGTCAGGCGGAGAGCCGTCGGCAGCGGGCGTTTCTGCGAGACCATCAACTGCTCGACCTGCTCCACCAGTATCCGGCGCGCCCGCCGGCACAAGCCCTGGTGGAAGCCCTGCGGCCACTGCAGCCGCGTCTGTACGACGTGGCCAACAGTCTGGCGGTGCTGGACGACGAGCTGCATCTTACCGTCAAGGCCTTCCACTATCCTTTCCGGGAGCGGCATGAGCAGGGCATCGCCTCCCGATACCTGTTGGACCTACAGCCCGGCGACCCGGTCCGTCTGTATCCGCACCGCAATGCGCGCTTTCGGCTGCCGGACGACGACGCGCCGCTGATCCTGATCGCCGAGGGTACCGGCATCGCCCCCTATCGCGCCTTCCTGCAAGCCTTGTCGCAACAATCCCAACGTCCGCCCTGCTGGCTGGTGTTCGCCGAACAGCGCTTCGAGGACGACTTTCTTTATCAACTGGATATTCAGCAGGCCCGCGCCGACGGTGTGCTGGAACGGGTGGATACCGTGTTTTATCAAGACCAGCCCGGCGCCGGCCTGATCACCCCATTGCTCGACCAGATCGATCGCCTGGGCACCTGGATCGACCGGGGCGCACACCTCTACCTGTGCGGCGACAAGGGTCGATTGAGCGACCTTGAGAGCGGACTGAAAACCGCCCTGGACCAGCGCCAGGGAGACGGCGCCTGGAAACAACTGGGCCGGGAAAAGCGCCTGCACCGCAACCTGTATTGA
- a CDS encoding DUF488 domain-containing protein, producing the protein MQLPSRIQCKRVYDARDDSDGYRALVDRAWPRGMKKDHVAADHWFRQLAPSTALRKWFGHDPQRWEEFQCRYHEELEANPEPVEALLKTCAGRPLTLLYAARDTEHNNALALKNYLEARLKNSPSR; encoded by the coding sequence ATGCAACTGCCCTCTCGCATTCAATGCAAACGCGTCTACGACGCCCGGGACGACAGCGACGGCTATCGCGCGCTAGTCGATCGCGCCTGGCCGCGGGGCATGAAGAAAGATCACGTGGCCGCCGATCACTGGTTTCGACAGTTGGCCCCTTCCACCGCGTTGCGCAAATGGTTCGGCCACGACCCACAACGCTGGGAAGAATTTCAGTGCCGTTATCATGAAGAGCTGGAAGCCAATCCGGAACCGGTCGAGGCTCTGCTCAAGACTTGTGCCGGCCGCCCTCTGACGCTTCTTTACGCCGCCCGCGATACCGAGCACAACAACGCCTTGGCGTTGAAAAACTATCTGGAAGCCCGTCTGAAAAACAGCCCATCGCGCTAA
- a CDS encoding acetyl-CoA C-acetyltransferase, giving the protein MQDVVIVAATRTAVGAFQGSLANLPATALGEAVVRKLLADTGVAADQISEVILGQVLTAGAGQNPARQTAINAGLPQQVPALTINKVCGSGLKAVHLGSQAIRCGEADIIIAGGQENMSLAPYVLPKARTGLRMGHASLVDSMIQDGLWDAFNDYHMGITAENLAEKYGVTREEQDAFAAASQAKALAAIESGRFKDEITPVTIPQRKGDPKIFDTDEQPRAGTTAESLAGLRPAFKKDGTVTAGNASTLNDGGAAVMLMSEARARELGLPILARLAGQASAGVDPAIMGIAPVSATRRCLERAGWTLDQVDLIEANEAFAAQALSVGKELEWDAEKVNVNGGAIALGHPIGASGCRILVTLLHEMQRRDVKRGLATLCIGGGQGVALAVER; this is encoded by the coding sequence ATGCAAGACGTGGTCATCGTCGCCGCCACTCGCACCGCCGTCGGTGCTTTCCAGGGTTCCCTGGCCAATCTGCCCGCCACCGCCCTGGGTGAAGCGGTGGTGCGCAAACTGCTGGCGGATACCGGGGTGGCGGCGGATCAAATCAGCGAAGTGATTCTCGGCCAGGTGCTCACCGCCGGTGCCGGCCAGAACCCGGCGCGTCAGACCGCGATCAACGCTGGCCTGCCGCAGCAGGTGCCGGCGCTCACCATCAACAAGGTATGCGGCTCCGGCCTCAAGGCGGTGCACCTGGGCAGCCAGGCAATCCGCTGCGGGGAAGCTGACATCATCATCGCCGGCGGCCAGGAAAACATGAGCTTGGCGCCTTATGTGCTGCCCAAGGCCCGCACCGGTCTGCGTATGGGGCACGCCTCGCTGGTGGATTCGATGATCCAGGACGGCCTGTGGGATGCCTTCAACGACTACCACATGGGCATCACCGCCGAGAATCTGGCGGAGAAATACGGCGTTACCCGGGAGGAGCAGGACGCCTTCGCCGCCGCCAGCCAGGCCAAGGCGCTGGCCGCCATCGAAAGCGGCCGCTTCAAGGACGAGATCACGCCGGTAACGATTCCCCAGCGCAAGGGCGACCCGAAGATATTCGACACCGACGAGCAACCGCGCGCCGGCACCACCGCCGAGAGCCTGGCCGGCCTGCGTCCGGCGTTCAAGAAGGATGGCACGGTGACCGCCGGTAATGCCTCCACGCTGAATGATGGTGGTGCCGCGGTGATGTTGATGAGCGAAGCCCGCGCCAGGGAACTGGGGCTGCCGATCCTCGCGCGTCTGGCCGGGCAGGCCAGTGCCGGTGTGGATCCGGCGATCATGGGCATCGCGCCGGTGTCCGCCACCCGCCGCTGCCTGGAACGGGCCGGCTGGACCCTGGATCAGGTGGATCTGATCGAAGCCAACGAAGCGTTCGCCGCCCAGGCGCTGTCCGTGGGCAAGGAACTGGAGTGGGACGCGGAGAAGGTCAACGTGAACGGTGGCGCCATCGCTCTGGGCCACCCGATCGGTGCGTCCGGCTGCCGAATCCTGGTCACTCTGCTGCATGAAATGCAGCGCCGTGACGTCAAACGCGGTCTCGCCACGCTGTGTATCGGTGGCGGTCAGGGCGTAGCTCTGGCGGTGGAACGCTGA
- a CDS encoding DsrE family protein, translating to MKVLQVIDQAFRTTVEEQDDTILWLTQSMRGAGGDLQVLLSGHGVQYAVLHQRQPPLTLGSWQQSQPAELLRDLTNLTESGVPVYAVREDLEERGLAHLPLQAGIELLGRAALVELYEQVDQIWQW from the coding sequence ATGAAAGTACTGCAGGTTATCGATCAGGCGTTCCGCACCACGGTGGAAGAGCAGGACGACACCATCCTCTGGCTGACCCAGTCCATGCGCGGCGCCGGCGGCGATTTGCAGGTGCTGCTTAGCGGTCACGGTGTACAGTACGCGGTACTGCACCAGCGGCAGCCGCCGCTCACGCTGGGGAGCTGGCAACAAAGCCAGCCGGCGGAACTGCTGCGTGATCTGACCAACCTCACCGAAAGCGGCGTTCCCGTCTATGCGGTGCGCGAGGATCTGGAAGAACGTGGTCTCGCCCACCTGCCGCTGCAAGCCGGCATCGAGCTGTTGGGCCGGGCCGCGCTGGTGGAGCTGTACGAACAGGTCGATCAAATATGGCAGTGGTAA
- the cydX gene encoding cytochrome bd-I oxidase subunit CydX encodes MWYFSWILGVGLACTFAILNAMWFELSEVDEQAREAEDEG; translated from the coding sequence ATGTGGTACTTCAGCTGGATTCTCGGCGTGGGCCTGGCCTGTACTTTCGCCATCCTCAATGCCATGTGGTTCGAACTGTCCGAAGTGGACGAACAGGCCCGTGAGGCCGAAGACGAGGGATGA